CTTTCGCACTGTGCAGTATATCATGGAGCGAGTGACGTTCACATTTGGCTTTGTTTTTACCGACACGACTGGTATCCATCGAAAAGGGCCTTTCCTGGATTGAATCATACACTGCTGACAAGTACTCTCGTGAAATGTCCGAGCCTTCCTCAACTCCACGTAAATTTTTAATAAATTCATCTTTTGACATGGTTCTGCTCTTAGTTCGCGGCCCCGAGCACGACTTATGGAGATCCGTGTTCAGCATGATGATAGCGAAACACAGAAGATACACAGAATCTTCATTTTTGAATGGGCAGAGTTGGTAATCACCGGCATTGTCCTCGAAAAAGCACTTTGAAAAGGTATTAATAATCCGATCAATTTTTTGTGCCTCTCCCGGAAGACGGAAGCCGCAGTTAGTTAACACGTGCCTCAACCTTATGGAATTTATAGAATGAGAACAAATGGTAAGATGACACTTGTAAAATAAAGTAAACGACACACGCCCTTACCCCTGCTCAACGTTCATCCCTACGAATGAGACTGCTCGAACATAGAGGCTCCGGATAGAGTTGAAAAACTCGGCGTCAATCGAGCTCGTGCCACCTTCACCCAAATAAATCCCCAATTCCACAGGATCCCACTTTTCTTGGTTTACTCGAAGGTAAGTGGCAATTTCCCTCGGAGACGGAGTCAAAACATTGCATGCAATGAGGTATTCCACTGCTTTTTTCAATGTCTTCTTGTCGGCAATTTCAGCTGCTGTCTCCAGAACTTCTTTGCTAGAAGGTCTACGATCGAGTGTTTGGGAGCGGCGTTCAATCGCGGCTTCATCGGGATAGTATTTCAAAGTTATGTCAGGAATATTTTTAGTCGCGTGAGACAATTCTCCATAGCCGCTTCCACTACCAACCGAGGGGGACCGCGAGCTATCATCCAATAGCGGAGAATCTAAAAACGTCCAGGAAAGCAGCAAACTGGAGAATTCATTCCCCATCGCCATAGCAGCATTGATTGCAAGTGACTTGACAATCATCTCCATAGCTTCAAGGGAAGCGGTTCGCAGTGCATGGGTGGCTCCTGTGACCAAGTTTTTGTCGCTGTGTACGAGTCTTCGGTGCAAAGAAATCACGGTCGACAGCTCACTTGTCTTTCTCTTCGCAGCTGAAAGAATCTCGGACTGGTTCTCGCGGATTTGGTCTCCAATGAGCTCACTGGCCTGCTCTGCGATATTGCTTAGGCCGACACATAGTTTCTGAATGATTTTGAGCTCTTTCCCCTGCAAAAGTTGGATCGGCCCCGAAACTTCCTCGAATGTGTCGGCTTCAAAGTTCAGATAGATTTCGATCACGTCTTTTGGATCATTTGAAAACCAGTTGGTTATCTCTTTCAGTAGGTCGACTTGCTGGGACAAAAGtgagacacacacacaatcgGGCGACAAATCCAGCTTGGtcgaaaaaagaaattgaggTCCCAGATTCAAGATGCGCACCCCATAGTGCTCCATCAGAACCCCTAGTTCCACTTTGCAATGGCTTCTATAGATAGGAGAGGACCACAACTCCGACACGATACGAACTACTCTTTGAAAGATTTGTGGATCTTCTAATGCGTGCCTTGTATTTTCTAGCAGGCAAGGCACTACCATTCGGCGAATGCAAAATACGAATGTGCGCACTGACTTGATTGTACTGACATTGTTTGTGGCATTCAGCACACCGACCGCCTCCTGCTCATCACTCCAGCACTCCAAGAAGTGAAGTATCAGCTCCAGGCCTAGTAGCTTGCTGGCTCTATCTCGAGGCAACATGCTCGCCCTCATACGGTTGATCCGGAGCTGCCCCGAAGACAGCTTAACAAGACATGATAGGACTGCAAAAAGCAGAATATATGTACTTCTCCCTGATTCACAGAGTCTGTCGTCCTTCGCGAAAAGCCCGCGACCACATATATTCACCATTTCATGCCAAAAGAGCTCGCTACCGCCAGAACGATAAAGCTGACAAACAGCAAGCTGGATGAAATTGGCGCGTTCCACTTGATCTACTGCATCGTCTACCACCGAGGACAGTAAATTGTCCAAAAAGGACATTggctcttgttcttcttccacagCAGCATCTCCTTCAGACGTACACCGAGCACTCCGTAGGATATCGGTGACGTCTACCTTACCAAGGTGGACAATGGAAAGCGAAATCAATTCTTTGATTCCCAGTACCGCACGTTGAGGCGCCCCGCCGGGCAGAAAGTTTCGTCCATCTTCTCGTGGATCGTCCAAGATGGACACCTCAGCCACGACATTtccgctttctttttctccagcTGTTTGCCAAGATGGATATGACAATTCAAAGGTTCCTGATCGAACGCTTGCCTCAAATAAGAAGACAAAAAGATAGAATCTTAACACGTGACCGATAGTGCGCGTCTGAAGCTGACCTTTAGCAAATCGCACAGCCTCCTCCACAAACTCGACGCACACGCTGAAAAGTATTTCGGACGCTCCCGTCATGGTCAAATCACACACAACTTGAATGGCCATGTCCAACAAGGTCAACCGCTTACTTGAATTGCTGTCGCTCGTCTCCGATAATTTTACGTCGTCACGGAAAAATTGCTTACCCTTCACTAGCTTTAAAAGACCTTCAACAGCAACGAGCGCTGTACCTCCGTGACGAGTGTAACAAGCTGTCAGAATTGGTGTCAATACTGCAGTTCGAGCCGCCAAGCGAGTGGGATTTATGTCGCTTTCCGTCCTACAACCAGGCGTTTCGATACTGGGAATGAAGTCCAATTCTGGTAAAGTGGGGTCTATTTCCTGACGAAAAGCACACGGTGACAGCCGATGGCTCGTAGCAAAAGTAAGAACTGCGCTTCCGAACGAAATAGCCGAGTGGTTCATACGGAAGCAGGATTGTGCTGCGCTTTCGTCCCCATTACCTCGAGTTGATTCATCCCAATCTCCTTTGAACGTTGTTT
The sequence above is drawn from the Phaeodactylum tricornutum CCAP 1055/1 chromosome 21, whole genome shotgun sequence genome and encodes:
- a CDS encoding predicted protein is translated as MDTRNSAAHPIPALVANLHDDCRDHHISAQPIVNNRLSPLHAQKPPIYIQQASAIVQDIFNQMALKDSPPVNDRAPVSDSIFSAPEVINIQCHAGLMLPPSARAPNLGAFSVACGGDDGSSRTEIAGASSFGSATTAGAGSSSLPPSGRVPSVHHQNSMAGLGPAPSDPTIIPAMKMGHVHWQALASWTFEHLGITIVPFEIEANCLLAQLVSPSASLVPSPCKHGKSQNLYSRKKILSFLKPKGNAQAKREPTIRLQMFGSEYARHLSTSVLAPEKLTKPPIQRNKRKMSTRNILPINLEDADAATLAGAILDLAVTVDNKSPPDGYYRISQTATRKEFMLGYDGGSSKAKKSPMYLHVKKEPDWDKAAQRPCVTALALIFPDRSEFVPPGFSVVKIDNKPANLGGGTLANERVHLCFRRSREGNPLTGLVPLSTIHQETVPEGYTVIERTPRNHTAVLYTSGCFLAYRQRLANLETLRPFPLVESLMNGRNVSAHTTRLKCSRSDTAEDTKPLLLAYYCTGATVVAADVGRFHIMDRSTHSLLSPSSVTNRLALIESSRLNDKVKREDTTETTFKGDWDESTRGNGDESAAQSCFRMNHSAISFGSAVLTFATSHRLSPCAFRQEIDPTLPELDFIPSIETPGCRTESDINPTRLAARTAVLTPILTACYTRHGGTALVAVEGLLKLVKGKQFFRDDVKLSETSDSNSSKRLTLLDMAIQVVCDLTMTGASEILFSVCVEFVEEAVRFAKGQLQTRTIGHVLRFYLFVFLFEASVRSGTFELSYPSWQTAGEKESGNVVAEVSILDDPREDGRNFLPGGAPQRAVLGIKELISLSIVHLGKVDVTDILRSARCTSEGDAAVEEEQEPMSFLDNLLSSVVDDAVDQVERANFIQLAVCQLYRSGGSELFWHEMVNICGRGLFAKDDRLCESGRSTYILLFAVLSCLVKLSSGQLRINRMRASMLPRDRASKLLGLELILHFLECWSDEQEAVGVLNATNNVSTIKSVRTFVFCIRRMVVPCLLENTRHALEDPQIFQRVVRIVSELWSSPIYRSHCKVELGVLMEHYGVRILNLGPQFLFSTKLDLSPDCVCVSLLSQQVDLLKEITNWFSNDPKDVIEIYLNFEADTFEEVSGPIQLLQGKELKIIQKLCVGLSNIAEQASELIGDQIRENQSEILSAAKRKTSELSTVISLHRRLVHSDKNLVTGATHALRTASLEAMEMIVKSLAINAAMAMGNEFSSLLLSWTFLDSPLLDDSSRSPSVGSGSGYGELSHATKNIPDITLKYYPDEAAIERRSQTLDRRPSSKEVLETAAEIADKKTLKKAVEYLIACNVLTPSPREIATYLRVNQEKWDPVELGIYLGEGGTSSIDAEFFNSIRSLYVRAVSFVGMNVEQG